The stretch of DNA CCCTTATAATTTAAATATTATTAGTTGGCTCAAATTACCAAATCAATTTTTCAAGTCCGTATTATTCTGTGAAGAGTAACCCTATTTAGAATAAGCCATTATGAGTACAGACCACGTCCAAGTTTGGCAAAATTGTTTAACAAAAATTAAGGAAAGTGTAAATGCTCAGAGTTTTTCAACTTGGTTTGAGCCAATTAGACCGTTGCGTTTGGACGGTTCTATTCTGACGATACAGGTTCCTAATAAATTCTTCTATGAGTGGTTAGAAGAACACTATGTTGTTGTCTTAAAAGAGGCTATTCAGGTAGAAATTGGAGCAGATGCACAATTGGAGTACTTGATTCCCAAAAAGACAAACATTCCTAAAACACCTTCTTTTAAGAAAGAAAATCTAGAAACCAATACTACAAAAAATGGATTAAAGGGTGGGAAAATTAAAAACCCTTTTGTTATACCTGGTATCCAAAAGCTAAAAATAGACTCGCAACTTAATCCCAATTATACATTTGAACATTTTATAGAAGGAGATTGTAATCGATTAGCCCGTTCTGCGGGAATGGCAATTGCTAAACGACCTGGAAAAACAGCGTTTAATCCATTAATGATTTTTGGTGATGTAGGACTGGGGAAAACGCATTTAGCACACGCAATAGGGAATGAGGTATTGGTGCAGTTTCCTGAAAAGGTCGTGCTCTATGTTTCTTCAGAGCGTTTTACCAATCAGTTTATTGAGGCGCTACGTAACAATGCCATTAGTGATTTTGTTAAGTTCTACCAAATGGTAGATTTATTAATTGTGGATGATATTCAGTTTTTGGAAAATAAGCAAAAAACGCAGGATATTTTCTTCTCTATTTTCAACCATTTGCACCAAGGGGGAAAGCAATTAATCTTAACTTCAGACCGCCCACCTAAGGAAATGGCAGGAATTGAAGAACGATTGATTTCTCGCTTTAAATGGGGCTTGTCTGCCGACTTGCAGATTCCTTCTTTGGAAACTCGTATGGCAATCATTCAGCTCAAGATGGATAATGATGGGGTCGATTTGCCCCCTAATGTATTAGAATTTATCTCTTATAATGTACGCACAAACGTGCGTGAAATGGAGGGGGTTTTAATTTCAATTATTGCCCAAGCAGCACTCAATCAGCGAGATATTGATATTGATTTAGCCAAAGAGGTGATTA from Aureispira anguillae encodes:
- the dnaA gene encoding chromosomal replication initiator protein DnaA; its protein translation is MSTDHVQVWQNCLTKIKESVNAQSFSTWFEPIRPLRLDGSILTIQVPNKFFYEWLEEHYVVVLKEAIQVEIGADAQLEYLIPKKTNIPKTPSFKKENLETNTTKNGLKGGKIKNPFVIPGIQKLKIDSQLNPNYTFEHFIEGDCNRLARSAGMAIAKRPGKTAFNPLMIFGDVGLGKTHLAHAIGNEVLVQFPEKVVLYVSSERFTNQFIEALRNNAISDFVKFYQMVDLLIVDDIQFLENKQKTQDIFFSIFNHLHQGGKQLILTSDRPPKEMAGIEERLISRFKWGLSADLQIPSLETRMAIIQLKMDNDGVDLPPNVLEFISYNVRTNVREMEGVLISIIAQAALNQRDIDIDLAKEVISKFVDNISNEITVELIQKIVAEHYDLPVEKLKEKTRKRFVVRARQLSMYLAKQLSNKSLKHIGNAFGGRDHSTVIHACRSIESLLENDTRFKSEVSDIAKRLKSTGL